One part of the Deinococcus misasensis DSM 22328 genome encodes these proteins:
- a CDS encoding transposase codes for MTQTRFDEDFKRQVLSEVLSGRKSISQVCREYGFTDQTFYNWRNRYLKTENVSSGPENRELDQLREENDRLRRMVGELSARMDQLQQTVKSLQIESRA; via the coding sequence GTGACCCAGACGAGATTCGACGAAGACTTCAAACGCCAGGTCCTCAGTGAGGTGCTCTCCGGGCGCAAAAGCATCTCACAGGTGTGCCGGGAGTATGGTTTCACCGACCAGACGTTTTACAACTGGCGCAACCGCTACCTGAAAACCGAAAATGTGTCCTCTGGACCAGAGAACCGCGAACTCGATCAGCTTCGCGAAGAGAACGACCGCTTGAGGCGCATGGTCGGTGAACTCAGTGCCCGCATGGACCAGTTGCAGCAGACCGTGAAAAGTTTACAGATTGAGTCCAGAGCCTGA
- the pstS gene encoding phosphate ABC transporter substrate-binding protein PstS, translated as MKKVMLTAILMTSPLAFAVSLQGAGASFPYPLYLKYFAEYKKATGTEVSYQSIGSGGGQRQILEQTVDFGASDGPMSDSDMAKAPNGNKILHIPTALGAVVPIYNIPGVDSSLKFDGKVLADIFSGKITKWNDAALVKENPELKNVALPITIARRADGSGTTFIFTDYLSKVSKTFSGTVGKGTTVNWPQTSIGGKGNDGVTSVVKQTPGSIGYVELIFAKQNNIDYGQIKNKSGKYVKATLKGVTSAAASKPLPADTRVSITDAAGADSYPISGYTWILVYQNQDYGKQTNEKAKAVKDLLKWIVTDGQKFNEDLGYAQLPDRAQKLALGLVNSIKFGNSKL; from the coding sequence ATGAAGAAAGTGATGTTGACCGCCATCCTCATGACCTCCCCCCTCGCCTTCGCTGTGTCCCTGCAGGGTGCAGGCGCTTCATTTCCCTACCCCCTGTACCTGAAATACTTCGCTGAATACAAGAAAGCCACCGGCACCGAAGTCAGCTACCAGAGCATCGGTTCTGGCGGTGGGCAGCGCCAAATCCTTGAACAGACCGTGGATTTCGGAGCCAGCGATGGTCCCATGTCCGACAGCGACATGGCCAAAGCCCCCAACGGCAACAAAATCTTGCACATCCCCACGGCCCTTGGTGCTGTGGTGCCCATTTACAACATCCCCGGAGTTGACTCCAGCCTCAAATTTGATGGCAAAGTCCTCGCCGACATCTTCTCCGGCAAAATCACCAAATGGAACGACGCTGCTCTGGTCAAAGAAAACCCCGAGCTGAAAAACGTTGCTTTGCCCATCACCATCGCCCGCCGTGCCGATGGCAGCGGAACCACCTTCATCTTCACCGACTACCTCTCCAAAGTCAGCAAGACCTTCTCGGGCACCGTGGGCAAAGGCACCACCGTGAACTGGCCCCAGACCAGCATCGGTGGCAAAGGCAACGACGGGGTGACCAGCGTGGTCAAACAAACCCCTGGTTCCATCGGTTACGTGGAATTGATTTTCGCCAAGCAGAACAACATTGACTACGGACAAATCAAGAACAAAAGTGGCAAGTACGTGAAGGCCACCCTCAAAGGGGTCACTTCTGCTGCGGCTTCCAAGCCCTTGCCTGCCGACACCCGAGTGAGCATCACCGACGCTGCGGGCGCAGACTCTTACCCGATCAGCGGTTACACCTGGATTCTGGTGTACCAGAATCAGGACTACGGCAAGCAAACCAACGAGAAAGCCAAGGCCGTGAAAGACCTGCTAAAGTGGATCGTCACCGATGGCCAGAAGTTCAACGAAGACCTCGGTTATGCCCAGTTGCCTGACCGTGCCCAGAAACTTGCTCTGGGACTGGTGAACTCCATCAAGTTTGGCAACAGCAAACTCTGA
- a CDS encoding LysR family transcriptional regulator, giving the protein MATPRPTLAQLQCFIAVCDSGSFNEAAASTGMSQSTLSEAVKTLEKHLGVPLLHRNRQGVTLTTAGARALEHARAALLAVEDFTQSALNPGELTGTVRIVSLRSAAARILPEVLLKLRHDHPNLKIHIMENESQVAAGETMLLQGEADLGLLPHPPSHPLLSRPIYQDEWVAVYSRNRKHKPRTWADYHHQTFLMNGGAPGTIQQIRQVFAEHGVQSPDIQEFQDDTVLLAMSEHDLGITLLPQLAVGHLPDTLEYATLPDTLLRTIGLMVLPRRSSLPALQVVMGMILQAQDSRKA; this is encoded by the coding sequence GTGGCCACCCCCAGACCCACCCTTGCCCAACTTCAGTGCTTCATTGCCGTGTGCGACTCGGGCAGCTTCAACGAAGCCGCCGCCAGCACAGGCATGTCCCAGAGCACCCTCAGTGAAGCCGTCAAAACCCTCGAAAAACACCTCGGGGTTCCCCTCTTGCACCGCAATCGGCAGGGGGTCACCCTCACCACTGCAGGGGCCAGAGCCCTTGAACACGCCCGGGCGGCACTGCTGGCCGTGGAAGACTTCACCCAGTCCGCCTTGAACCCCGGTGAATTGACTGGAACGGTGCGGATCGTCAGTTTGCGCAGTGCAGCAGCCCGCATCCTGCCCGAGGTGCTGCTCAAACTCCGCCACGACCATCCCAACCTCAAAATCCACATCATGGAAAACGAAAGCCAGGTGGCCGCCGGAGAAACCATGCTCCTGCAAGGGGAAGCCGACCTCGGGCTCCTCCCCCACCCGCCCAGCCATCCGCTCCTGTCCAGACCCATTTATCAGGATGAGTGGGTGGCCGTGTATTCCCGAAACCGCAAGCACAAACCCCGCACCTGGGCCGATTACCACCACCAGACCTTCCTGATGAACGGCGGAGCACCTGGAACCATCCAGCAAATCCGTCAGGTTTTTGCAGAGCACGGCGTCCAGAGCCCAGACATTCAGGAATTTCAGGACGACACTGTTTTGCTTGCCATGAGCGAACACGACCTCGGGATCACCCTGCTGCCGCAACTTGCGGTTGGGCACCTGCCAGACACTCTGGAATACGCCACCCTGCCTGACACTTTGCTGCGCACCATCGGCCTGATGGTCCTCCCGAGGAGGTCCAGCCTGCCTGCCTTGCAGGTGGTGATGGGCATGATTTTGCAGGCTCAGGACAGCAGAAAAGCATGA
- a CDS encoding serine hydrolase domain-containing protein, which produces MSVPFNILHSFLQEHQIPGATAALLRNGELEFMGAAGCEDLQGQSPLDPQAIFPIFSVTKTLIAALVLKLARAGTFTLDDAMQMHFPELEPLPAFTFRQVLMHTSGLVDYGALAGYHAALRTQPLKPWSDAEHLQLALSRRLLFEPGTGFAYSNIGYMLLKQWIESQARETFASACKTHLFDPLGLKSTFVLESLEDMQTLTPGFSDLWNGEMQDLRSSYPPQWVAHGLVASSARELALLIDALFTAQLLTPLELGAMQNGFVVAEHHPIFEVPAYGLGLMLDGLRHAVMGHGGGGPGYSIGALHWPDQHGDSLTCVTMLNRDGDWGLELSHQLGSSV; this is translated from the coding sequence ATGTCTGTTCCCTTCAACATCCTGCACAGCTTTTTGCAAGAACACCAGATTCCGGGTGCAACTGCCGCCCTCTTGAGAAATGGTGAATTGGAATTCATGGGTGCAGCTGGTTGCGAGGATTTGCAAGGCCAGAGCCCACTGGATCCACAAGCCATTTTTCCGATTTTCAGTGTCACCAAAACCCTGATTGCTGCTCTGGTGCTGAAACTTGCCAGAGCAGGAACCTTCACTCTGGACGATGCCATGCAAATGCATTTCCCAGAGCTGGAGCCTTTGCCTGCTTTCACATTCCGTCAAGTCCTGATGCACACTTCAGGGTTGGTGGATTATGGGGCTCTGGCTGGCTACCACGCAGCTTTGAGAACACAACCTCTGAAACCATGGTCAGATGCAGAGCACCTGCAGTTGGCCCTTTCCAGAAGGTTGCTGTTCGAGCCCGGTACAGGGTTTGCTTACTCCAACATCGGTTACATGCTTCTCAAGCAGTGGATTGAAAGTCAAGCCCGAGAAACTTTTGCAAGCGCTTGCAAAACTCACCTGTTTGACCCTCTGGGGCTCAAATCCACTTTTGTGCTGGAATCTCTGGAGGACATGCAAACCCTGACTCCGGGGTTCAGTGACCTCTGGAATGGCGAAATGCAAGACTTGCGCTCCAGTTACCCTCCACAGTGGGTGGCCCACGGACTGGTGGCTTCCTCTGCCCGAGAATTGGCCCTTCTGATAGACGCCCTGTTCACCGCCCAACTGCTCACCCCACTTGAACTGGGAGCCATGCAAAACGGATTCGTTGTGGCCGAACACCATCCCATTTTTGAAGTGCCTGCTTACGGACTCGGGTTGATGCTCGATGGCCTGAGGCATGCCGTGATGGGACATGGTGGAGGAGGTCCCGGTTATTCCATCGGGGCACTGCACTGGCCAGACCAGCATGGAGACAGCCTGACCTGTGTGACGATGCTCAACCGGGATGGGGACTGGGGTCTTGAGCTGTCACACCAACTCGGGTCCAGTGTGTGA
- a CDS encoding NAD-dependent epimerase/dehydratase family protein, whose product MNILVLGGTGFLGRHITQTLLDRHHQVTVFARGHTRALPPAGVEVLTGDRELGLQGLQALQGRSWDACVDCSGYTAVQVQASTELLKNLVQHYVYLSAVSVYGDPAHGPVTEDFPLVEPAPAHITEVDGSTYGPLKVTCEQVVRKAFQHHTVLRPQVVTGPFDPSGRYSHWVNRARAGGEMLCPGDGTDFLQVVDVRDVAAFVVHVLEMQVSGTFNLSGPRFTWGEFVRMLGVEHPVWVPSALLKEAGLTFVELPLYRPHGGPRSSLMHVDHQRASNAGFKVTPAEVTLRDMQLWSMQHPEPLAMPADLEQRLLRQSKGME is encoded by the coding sequence ATGAACATTCTGGTGCTTGGTGGAACGGGATTTTTGGGAAGGCACATCACACAAACCCTGCTGGACAGGCACCATCAGGTGACGGTGTTTGCGCGTGGTCACACCAGGGCCCTCCCTCCCGCTGGAGTCGAAGTGCTCACTGGAGACAGAGAGCTTGGTCTGCAAGGCTTACAGGCTTTGCAAGGGAGATCCTGGGATGCCTGTGTGGACTGCTCGGGGTACACGGCTGTTCAGGTCCAAGCCAGCACCGAGCTCCTCAAAAACCTTGTGCAGCATTATGTGTATCTCAGTGCAGTCAGTGTTTATGGAGATCCAGCCCATGGACCCGTCACAGAGGATTTTCCTCTGGTAGAACCTGCACCCGCCCACATCACCGAAGTGGATGGGAGCACCTATGGTCCCCTCAAAGTCACCTGTGAACAGGTGGTTCGCAAGGCTTTTCAGCACCACACTGTTTTGCGTCCACAAGTGGTGACCGGACCTTTTGACCCGAGTGGGCGTTACAGCCATTGGGTGAATCGGGCCAGAGCAGGAGGGGAGATGCTGTGTCCCGGCGATGGCACGGATTTCCTGCAGGTCGTGGATGTGCGGGATGTGGCGGCTTTTGTTGTGCATGTGCTGGAAATGCAGGTTTCTGGAACCTTCAACCTCTCTGGCCCAAGGTTCACGTGGGGTGAATTTGTGCGGATGCTCGGGGTGGAACATCCTGTCTGGGTGCCCAGTGCGTTGCTCAAAGAAGCAGGTTTGACGTTCGTGGAATTGCCGCTGTACAGACCCCATGGAGGTCCGCGCAGCAGTTTGATGCATGTGGATCACCAGAGGGCCAGCAATGCAGGTTTCAAAGTCACCCCTGCTGAGGTGACTTTGCGTGACATGCAGCTCTGGAGCATGCAGCACCCAGAGCCTCTGGCCATGCCTGCTGATCTGGAACAAAGGCTTTTGAGGCAAAGCAAGGGCATGGAATGA
- the tal gene encoding transaldolase — MNKLEQLKQHTVVVADTGEINAIKEFQPQDCTTNPSLVFKAAQRPEYSHLVDEAVSWARAKNGSTEDAIDKLAVRIGTELTQLVPGYVSTEVDAALSFDTPKMVEKARKLIALYAEEGVGKERILIKIATTWEGVEAARILEQEGIRCNLTLVFALEQAIACAQAGVTLISPFVGRITDWYKKAQGVNGFDIAEDPGVNSVKEIYRHFKDQGYQTIVMGASFRSAAQVEALSGCDRLTVSPQLLKELSEDTGDLPRHLDPTPQSGVPKDTTMTQAEFLWGLTNNPMATEKLAEGIRLFHQDYLKLAALVEERMRPVSRH; from the coding sequence ATGAACAAACTCGAACAACTCAAACAGCACACCGTGGTCGTTGCCGACACCGGAGAAATCAACGCCATCAAAGAATTCCAACCGCAAGACTGCACCACCAATCCCTCACTGGTGTTCAAAGCCGCCCAGAGACCCGAGTACAGCCACCTCGTGGATGAAGCCGTGTCATGGGCCAGAGCAAAAAACGGCAGCACCGAAGACGCCATCGACAAACTGGCCGTACGGATCGGTACCGAACTCACCCAACTGGTGCCCGGATACGTGTCCACCGAAGTGGATGCTGCCCTGTCCTTCGACACCCCCAAAATGGTCGAGAAAGCCCGCAAGCTCATCGCCCTGTACGCAGAAGAAGGGGTCGGTAAAGAGCGCATCCTCATCAAAATCGCCACCACCTGGGAAGGCGTGGAAGCTGCGCGCATCCTTGAACAGGAAGGCATCCGCTGCAACCTGACCTTGGTGTTCGCTCTGGAACAGGCCATCGCCTGCGCTCAGGCCGGAGTGACCCTGATCTCCCCCTTCGTGGGACGCATCACCGACTGGTACAAAAAAGCCCAGGGGGTCAATGGCTTCGACATTGCCGAAGATCCCGGTGTGAACAGCGTCAAAGAAATCTACCGTCACTTCAAAGATCAGGGTTACCAGACCATCGTGATGGGTGCATCCTTCAGAAGTGCAGCACAGGTGGAAGCCCTCTCTGGCTGCGACCGCCTGACCGTCTCTCCACAACTCCTCAAAGAACTCAGCGAGGACACTGGAGACCTGCCCCGCCACCTTGACCCTACCCCCCAGAGTGGCGTGCCAAAAGACACCACCATGACCCAGGCTGAATTCCTCTGGGGCCTCACCAACAACCCCATGGCCACCGAAAAACTCGCGGAAGGCATCCGCCTGTTCCATCAGGACTACCTGAAACTGGCTGCTCTGGTGGAAGAACGCATGCGCCCTGTCAGCAGGCACTGA
- the kynU gene encoding kynureninase has translation MRRSEFILPEGIYLDGNSLGPISHFTRACMEKRLQEWQDHAVKGWEDWFTLPERLSPTLAALVGAKPEEVITTGTITQNLHSLLGTFYRPTGAKKHIVATSLDFPTDLYALKSWADRHDAELRLAPSRDGYTIEEEDLENLLTDDVALVLLPVVLYASGQLLDIARLTQKAHEKGIVVGVDAAHSIGSVPHQLHDQQVDFAVWCTYKYLNAGPGAPGGLFVHEKHFDVMPGLPGWWGNDKHTAFEMKPFYRKGHGAAAYQTGTLSPIALAGVEGGLKPFAELGIEAIRERSLQLTEHFMHLIDEHLPEVEIVTPRAQARRGGHVSIRHPDAQLLSLALRDRGIIPDFRVPDLVRMAPVALYNTPEELENTVQVLRELLESKAYLEYANKKTQVV, from the coding sequence ATGCGCAGAAGTGAATTCATCCTCCCCGAGGGCATTTACCTCGATGGCAACTCGCTTGGACCCATCAGCCACTTCACCCGTGCCTGCATGGAAAAACGCCTGCAAGAATGGCAGGACCACGCTGTCAAAGGCTGGGAAGACTGGTTTACCCTCCCCGAGCGTCTGAGTCCCACCCTCGCTGCACTGGTCGGAGCCAAACCCGAAGAGGTCATCACCACCGGAACCATCACCCAGAACCTGCACAGCCTGCTCGGGACGTTTTATCGACCCACAGGCGCAAAGAAGCACATTGTGGCCACCAGTCTGGATTTCCCCACCGACCTGTACGCCCTGAAAAGCTGGGCAGACCGCCATGATGCAGAACTCCGCCTTGCTCCTTCCAGAGACGGTTACACCATCGAAGAAGAAGACCTCGAAAACCTGCTGACCGACGATGTGGCTCTGGTGCTCTTGCCTGTGGTGCTGTACGCCAGTGGGCAACTGCTGGACATTGCACGGCTGACCCAAAAAGCCCACGAGAAAGGCATTGTGGTAGGGGTGGATGCCGCGCACAGCATTGGAAGTGTGCCCCATCAACTGCACGACCAGCAAGTGGATTTTGCTGTGTGGTGCACCTACAAGTACCTGAATGCTGGCCCCGGCGCACCCGGCGGTCTGTTCGTGCATGAAAAGCACTTTGATGTCATGCCCGGTCTGCCCGGATGGTGGGGCAACGACAAACACACCGCGTTCGAAATGAAACCCTTTTACCGCAAAGGACACGGTGCTGCTGCCTACCAGACCGGCACCCTCTCACCGATTGCTCTGGCCGGAGTGGAAGGGGGCCTGAAACCCTTCGCGGAATTGGGCATTGAGGCCATCCGTGAACGAAGCCTCCAGTTGACCGAACACTTCATGCACCTGATCGATGAACACCTCCCTGAAGTGGAAATCGTCACCCCCAGAGCACAGGCCAGAAGGGGAGGGCATGTGAGCATCAGACACCCGGACGCACAATTGCTTTCTCTGGCCCTCAGGGATCGGGGCATCATTCCGGATTTTCGTGTTCCAGATCTGGTGCGAATGGCCCCAGTGGCCTTGTACAACACCCCAGAAGAACTGGAAAACACCGTGCAGGTGCTCAGGGAGCTGCTGGAGAGCAAGGCTTATCTGGAGTACGCCAACAAGAAAACACAAGTGGTTTGA
- a CDS encoding tryptophan 2,3-dioxygenase family protein, translating to MNEPQPTSYWDYIQTEQLLSLQHGLGHESDLHNDEVMFIVVHQIDELWFKLALRELIGIRDLFKNPHVPEQTLSSAARGLKRTTLIFKKLSDHFELMETLTTRDYLNFRDKLTPASGFQSAGLREVEILMGLKDEDRIPLGSEGSYLKALKNPDGTESPASIRVQARLQDTPTLKEAVQDWLYRTPIQASTPGQPRDAEVVDGFIEQYLDAYTQDSAAFTHQMQRQALTPEDQSRLEKRHLMGIEGARRYLHALDVEGEKQAYTKRIRAALLFIESYRELPLLAWPRDILDELVALEQAMVIFRQRHARMVERVIGRRTGTGGSAGVQYLDETALKYRMFPDLWAIRTLLLKTHQLPTIQHPEFYHTVK from the coding sequence ATGAACGAACCCCAACCCACCAGTTACTGGGATTACATCCAGACCGAACAACTCCTGAGCCTTCAACATGGCCTTGGTCATGAATCGGACCTCCACAACGACGAAGTGATGTTCATTGTGGTCCACCAGATTGACGAACTCTGGTTCAAACTGGCTTTGCGTGAACTGATCGGCATCCGTGACCTGTTCAAGAATCCCCACGTTCCAGAGCAAACCCTGTCCAGTGCCGCCAGAGGTTTGAAGCGCACCACATTGATTTTCAAGAAACTGTCCGACCATTTTGAACTGATGGAAACCCTCACCACACGCGATTACCTGAATTTCCGCGACAAACTCACCCCGGCCAGCGGCTTCCAGAGTGCAGGTTTGCGTGAAGTGGAAATCCTGATGGGCCTCAAGGACGAGGACCGCATTCCTCTGGGTTCGGAAGGGAGTTACCTGAAGGCCCTGAAAAACCCGGATGGCACCGAAAGTCCAGCCTCCATAAGGGTGCAAGCCAGACTTCAGGACACCCCAACCCTGAAGGAGGCCGTGCAGGACTGGCTTTACCGCACGCCCATTCAGGCTTCCACGCCCGGTCAGCCCAGAGATGCAGAGGTGGTGGATGGGTTCATCGAACAGTACCTCGATGCCTACACACAGGACAGTGCTGCGTTCACCCACCAGATGCAACGTCAGGCCCTGACCCCTGAAGACCAGAGCCGACTTGAAAAACGCCACCTGATGGGCATTGAGGGAGCAAGGCGCTACCTGCACGCTCTGGATGTGGAAGGGGAAAAACAGGCCTACACCAAACGCATTCGGGCAGCCCTGCTGTTCATTGAGTCTTACCGGGAATTGCCCCTGCTGGCATGGCCCAGAGACATTCTTGATGAACTGGTGGCTCTGGAACAAGCCATGGTGATTTTCCGCCAGAGACACGCCCGCATGGTGGAACGGGTGATCGGCAGGCGCACTGGAACCGGAGGCAGCGCAGGGGTGCAATACCTCGATGAAACGGCCCTCAAATACCGGATGTTTCCAGACCTCTGGGCGATCCGGACCTTGCTGCTGAAAACCCATCAACTGCCCACCATTCAGCATCCAGAGTTTTACCACACGGTGAAATAG
- a CDS encoding MarR family winged helix-turn-helix transcriptional regulator codes for MQDLETRLSEQDPDILRLWLRWMTCTNLLTSTLRARFKEEHQTTVPRFDLLIQLEPHQDGLGAQELARRLMVTPGNITVITDQLAQEGLVVRSTPPADRRSVHIQLTEKGREHLKAMTSSYQSWLSELFSGLSAEEHGVLLSLLARLKGSLLEGMESRNDT; via the coding sequence ATGCAGGACCTTGAAACAAGACTGTCCGAACAGGACCCGGACATCCTGAGGCTCTGGCTTCGCTGGATGACTTGCACGAACCTGCTGACCTCCACTTTGCGTGCCCGGTTCAAAGAGGAACACCAGACCACCGTCCCGAGGTTTGATCTGTTGATTCAACTGGAACCCCATCAGGACGGGCTCGGGGCACAGGAACTTGCACGCAGGTTGATGGTCACACCCGGCAACATCACCGTGATCACCGATCAACTGGCGCAGGAAGGTCTGGTGGTTCGCAGCACCCCTCCAGCAGACCGTCGCAGCGTCCACATCCAACTGACCGAAAAAGGCCGTGAGCACCTGAAAGCCATGACCTCCAGTTACCAGAGTTGGCTCTCGGAGTTGTTCTCTGGCCTGAGCGCAGAAGAGCATGGGGTGCTCTTGTCCTTGCTTGCCCGCCTGAAAGGGAGTTTGCTGGAGGGAATGGAAAGCAGGAATGACACTTGA
- a CDS encoding CBS domain-containing protein produces MKVLECMTTQPITIESNHLASEALSLLKTHHLHVLPVLQEGRLKGIIKLEDLQAYAERKYGEAMHARERDHELLHSMYVEDAMRSATTSVMPEDSLQIVAQEMLRHNILGLPVVDEKHHLVGVVTISDVLGALSREHEQKIDLNA; encoded by the coding sequence ATGAAAGTTCTGGAATGCATGACCACCCAACCCATCACCATTGAATCCAACCACCTCGCCTCTGAAGCCCTGAGCCTGTTGAAAACCCACCACTTGCATGTGCTTCCTGTGCTGCAAGAAGGGCGTTTGAAAGGCATCATCAAACTGGAAGACCTGCAAGCCTACGCCGAACGCAAGTATGGAGAGGCCATGCATGCCAGAGAACGGGACCATGAACTGCTGCACAGCATGTATGTGGAAGATGCCATGCGCTCTGCAACCACTTCGGTGATGCCAGAGGATTCGTTGCAAATTGTGGCCCAGGAAATGCTCAGGCACAACATCCTCGGGCTTCCTGTGGTGGATGAAAAGCACCATCTGGTCGGAGTGGTCACCATCAGTGATGTGCTTGGGGCACTGAGCCGTGAACATGAGCAAAAGATAGATCTGAATGCTTAA
- the trxC gene encoding thioredoxin TrxC — translation MNDILVCPNCNSKNRVGQVPSGRVPVCAKCQQALPWLHNGSDQSFASDLEAGVPVLVDFWAPWCGPCRMVAPVLEELAREHAGKLRIVKINVDENPQVSQNFSVRSIPTLMLFQNGRPVDTLVGALPKGQLNARLSPHLKH, via the coding sequence ATGAATGACATCCTTGTGTGCCCGAACTGCAACAGCAAAAACCGGGTCGGACAGGTTCCCTCTGGGCGGGTCCCTGTGTGCGCCAAATGCCAGCAAGCCCTCCCATGGCTTCACAACGGATCCGACCAGAGTTTCGCCTCTGATCTGGAAGCAGGTGTTCCCGTACTCGTGGATTTCTGGGCTCCTTGGTGTGGCCCTTGCCGCATGGTGGCTCCGGTGCTCGAAGAACTCGCACGCGAACATGCAGGCAAGCTCCGCATCGTCAAAATCAACGTCGATGAAAACCCCCAAGTCTCCCAGAACTTCAGTGTGCGCAGCATCCCCACCTTGATGCTGTTCCAGAACGGTCGGCCAGTGGACACCTTGGTGGGTGCCCTGCCCAAAGGTCAATTGAATGCCCGTCTGTCTCCGCATTTGAAGCATTGA
- a CDS encoding TetR/AcrR family transcriptional regulator gives MPRIVNHDHRRAELASAIWSLIREQGLSGVTLRNLSERSGWSSGAIRHYLPNRQAILNFGAEHLNERVEHRLRSLPQTRDHRQNLLHFLENLLPLDDETRLWMEVWVAYVGEAVSDQGYADTQGMLYTNLNAVITQILEDFARAGWQLQYSPEQSATQLHALLDGLSVHVLMGRVPPEQAKQALQHMVDHLLSPP, from the coding sequence ATGCCCCGAATTGTGAACCACGACCACCGCCGGGCCGAACTGGCATCAGCCATCTGGAGCCTGATCCGTGAACAGGGGCTCTCTGGGGTGACGTTGCGCAACCTCAGCGAACGGAGCGGTTGGTCCAGCGGAGCCATCCGCCACTACCTTCCCAACCGGCAAGCCATCCTGAATTTCGGTGCAGAACACCTCAATGAACGTGTTGAGCACCGCCTGCGGTCCTTGCCGCAGACCCGAGACCATCGGCAAAACCTGCTGCACTTTCTGGAAAACCTGCTCCCCCTCGACGATGAAACCCGCCTCTGGATGGAGGTCTGGGTCGCTTACGTCGGAGAAGCGGTCAGCGATCAGGGTTATGCCGACACACAGGGCATGCTTTACACCAACCTGAATGCCGTGATCACCCAAATTCTGGAAGATTTTGCCCGTGCAGGATGGCAACTCCAGTACAGCCCCGAGCAGTCTGCCACACAACTGCATGCCTTGCTGGATGGCCTGAGCGTTCACGTCCTGATGGGTCGTGTGCCACCCGAGCAGGCAAAACAGGCTTTGCAACACATGGTGGACCACCTGCTGTCCCCTCCATGA
- a CDS encoding DMT family transporter, with amino-acid sequence MNGWTLLILAGLLEVGFTTALKLEQKNKHFFWLFLVCAMGSFSLLSQAIETIPLGTAYAVWTGIGAVGTTLMGMLVFKDRANPLSLSLLALAVVLIVLLKVTS; translated from the coding sequence ATGAATGGCTGGACCCTTCTGATCCTCGCTGGCCTATTGGAGGTCGGCTTCACCACTGCACTGAAACTCGAACAGAAAAACAAACACTTCTTCTGGCTGTTTCTGGTGTGTGCCATGGGCAGCTTCAGCTTGCTCAGTCAGGCCATCGAAACCATCCCCCTTGGGACCGCTTACGCTGTCTGGACGGGCATCGGCGCCGTGGGCACCACCTTGATGGGCATGCTGGTGTTCAAAGACCGGGCCAACCCCCTCAGCCTAAGCCTGCTTGCTCTGGCCGTGGTCCTGATTGTGCTCCTCAAGGTGACCTCATGA
- a CDS encoding DMT family transporter: MNGWMWLLLAGLFEIGFTTTMKLQQKDESYTIVFLACVILSFQCLSQAIKTLPLSTAYAIWTGIGAVGTLVVGAVLFDENLSPLRMVLLMLLIAVLVGLKFATQSTEQKPSKDLKQA, encoded by the coding sequence ATGAACGGCTGGATGTGGCTTTTGCTGGCCGGACTGTTCGAAATCGGGTTCACCACCACCATGAAACTCCAGCAAAAAGACGAAAGCTACACCATCGTCTTTCTGGCCTGCGTGATCCTGAGTTTCCAGTGCCTGAGTCAAGCCATCAAAACCCTTCCCCTCAGCACCGCCTATGCCATCTGGACGGGCATTGGGGCCGTGGGCACTCTGGTGGTGGGTGCAGTGCTGTTTGACGAAAACCTCAGCCCGCTGCGCATGGTGCTGCTCATGCTTTTGATTGCCGTGCTGGTCGGACTGAAGTTTGCCACCCAGAGCACAGAACAAAAGCCCTCCAAAGACTTGAAACAGGCTTGA